A genomic window from Thunnus thynnus chromosome 12, fThuThy2.1, whole genome shotgun sequence includes:
- the ralbp1 gene encoding ralA-binding protein 1 — protein MTECFLPPSSSPAEQRRAEHPGGVARTPSSEEISPTKFPGLYRTGEPSPPHDGHHHEAPDAYVSDDDKEHSKKKNKFKKKEKRTEGYAAFQEDSSADEAESPSKMKRSKGIHVFKKPSFSKKKEKDFKVKEKGPKEDKAKDKKSKDLTAADVVKQWKEKKKKKKPTTEAEPVPVETPTFRPIFGAPLAEAIKRTALYDCIQLPAIFRECVDYIENYGMKCEGIYRVSGMKSKVDELKAAYDREECPCLEEYDPHTVASLLKQYLRELPENLLGRDLAQRFEDACGRQVEAEKVTEFQRLLTEVPSESHLLLSWLVTHMDHVITREADTKMNIQNISIVLNPTIQIGNRVLYMFFTHVRELFGDIVLKPVVRPLRWSNMATMPALPETQESIKEEIRRQEFLLNCLHRDLQAGVKDLSKEERLWEVQRILTALKRKLREAKRQECESKIAQEIASLSKEDVSKEEMTENEEEVINLLLAQENEILTEQEELISLEQVLRRQIATEKEEIERLRAEIADIQSRQQGRSETEEYSSDSESESEDEEELQMILEDLQKQNEELENKNTHLNQAIHEEQEAILELRVQLRLLQSHKLQQELTVQPPAEQVPPPQPSPEARSEEQAKRSVTAVAAGTDAAASANGKAVKDPSKPSPSKDRRDANM, from the exons ATGACTGAGTGCTTCCTGCCCCCTAGCAGCAGCCCTGCTGAGCAGCGCAGGGCTGAGCACCCAGGGGGCGTGGCCCGCACCCCCAGCTCCGAGGAGATCAGTCCCACCAAGTTCCCCGGGTTGTACCGCACCGGCGAGCCGTCGCCGCCGCACGATGGTCATCACCACGAGGCACCTGACGCTTATGTGTCAGACGATGACAAAGAGCACAGCAAAAAGAAGAACAAGTtcaagaagaaggagaaaagga CGGAAGGCTACGCTGCCTTCCAGGAAGACAGTTCAGCAGACGAAGCAGAGAGCCCGTCCAAGATGAAGCGCTCCAAGGGAATCCATGTGTTCAAGAAACCAAGCTTCTccaagaagaaggagaaggactTTAAGGTGAAGGAGAAGGGCCCCAAGGAAGACAAGGCCAAGGATAAGAAATCAAAAGACCTGACTGCTGCAGACGTGGTTAAACAgtggaaggagaagaagaagaagaagaagccaacAACAGAAGCAGAGCCGGTCCCAGTGGAGACCCCTACCTTCAGGCCTATCTTTGGAGCTCCCCTGGCTGAAGCTATCAAGAGGACAGCTCTGTATGACTGCATCCAGCTGCCAGCCATCTTCAGAGAGTGTGTGGACTACATTGAAAATTATGGCATGAAGTGTGAGGGCATCTACCGAGTCTCAG GTATGAAGTCCAAGGTGGATGAACTGAAAGCAGCATATGACCGTGAGGAGTGCCCCTGCCTGGAAGAGTATGACCCCCACACTGTTGCCAGCCTACTGAAGCAGTACTTGCGTGAGCTGCCAGAGAACCTGTTAGGTCGGGATTTGGCGCAGCGCTTCGAGGACGCTTGCGGTCGGCAGGTGGAGGCTGAAAAGGTGACGGAGTTCCAGAGGCTTTTGACAGAGGTGCCGTCTGAGAGccatcttcttctctcctggCTCGTCACACACATGGACCACGTCATCACCAGGGAGGCGGACACCAAGATGAATATTCAGAATATCTCCATCGTCCTCAACCCAACCATACAG attgggAACCGTGTTCTTTACATGTTCTTCACACATGTGAGGGAGCTGTTTGGAGACATAGTCCTGAAACCGGTGGTGCGGCCACTCCGCTGGTCCAACATGGCAACAATGCCAGCGCTGCCCGAGACCCAGGAGAGCATCAAAGAGGAGATCAGACGACAG gAGTTCCTGCTGAATTGCCTGCACAGGGACCTCCAGGCCGGAGTGAAGGACTTGTCCAAAGAAGAACGACTCTGGGAGGTTCAGAGAATTCTTACTGCTCTAAAACGCAAACTGAGGGAGGCCAAACGTCAG GAGTGTGAAAGTAAGATAGCCCAGGAGATAGCGAGCCTGTCAAAGGAAGATGTTTCAAAAGAGGAAATGACTGAGAACGAGGAAGAGGTCATCAACCTCCTTTTAGCACAG GAAAATGAGATCCTAACAGAGCAGGAGGAGCTGATCTCTCTCGAGCAGGTGCTACGTAGACAGATTGCAACTGAGAAGGAAGAAATCGAGAGGCTGCGGGCAGAGATCGCAGACATACAGAG TCGGCAGCAGGGTCGCAGTGAGACAGAGGAATATTCGTCTGACAGTGAAAGCGAGAGCGAGGATGAGGAAGAGCTACAGATGATTCTGGAAGACCTGCAGAAGCAAAACGAGGAACTGGAG AACAAGAACACCCACCTGAACCAGGCCATCCACGAGGAGCAGGAAGCCATCTTGGAGCTCCGCGTCCAGCTTCGCCTCCTGCAGAGCCACAAACTGCAGCAGGAACTGACCGTCCAGCCACCGGCGGAGCAGGTCCCGCCCCCACAGCCAAGCCCAGAGGCCCGCAGCGAGGAGCAAGCCAAACGCTCCGTCACCGCAGTGGCTGCCGGCACCGACGCAGCTGCCTCCGCCAACGGAAAGGCAGTCAAGGATCCTTCAAAGCCCTCACCGAGCAAAGACAGGAGAGACGCCAACATGTGA
- the twsg1a gene encoding twisted gastrulation protein homolog 1-A — protein sequence MRPGQLILLLSAALLFLLSGLSLTSGCNKALCASDVSKCLIQELCQCRPSDGNCSCCKECMLCLGNLWEECCDCVGMCNPKNYSDSPATSKSTVEELHRPIPSLFRALTEGDAPINMMVVSFPVAEELSHHENLVSFLESLDTQPQNVSVPGNSIHASYDTQENMCTVVYFDDCVSIRQCKLYCESMGGSKYRWFHNACCQCIGPECVDYGSKAVKCMNCLF from the exons ATGAGGCCCGGTCAGCtgatcctcctcctctccgcagctctcctcttcctcctgtcagGACTGTCTCTGACCTCCGGCTGCAACAAAGCTCTCTGTGCGAGCGACGTCAGCAAGTGTCTCATACAG GAGCTGTGCCAGTGTCGTCCATCAGATGGGAACTGTTCCTGCTGTAAAGAGTGCATGCTGTGTCTGGGGAATCTTTGGGAAGAGTGCTGCGACTGCGTGG GAATGTGTAACCCCAAGAACTACAGCGACTCTCCAGCCACGTCGAAGAGCACCGTGGAGGAGCTGCACCGTCCGATCCCCTCGCTGTTCCGCGCCCTCACAGAAGGCGATGCGCCCATCAACATGATGGTGGTGTCCTTCCCCGTCGCCGAGGAGCTCTCTCATCACGAGAACCTGGTGTCTTTCTTGGAGTCACTCGACACACAGCCCCAGAACGTGTCCGTGCCCGGAAACAGCATCCACGCCAGCTACGACACTCAAG aaaacaTGTGCACAGTGGTCTACTTTGACGACTGCGTGTCTATTCGTCAGTGTAAACTATACTGTGAGTCAATGGGAGGATCCAAGTACCGCTGGTTTCACAATGCCTGCTGCCAGTGCATCGGACCTGAGTGCGTGGACTACGGCAGCAAAGCCGTGAAGTGCATGAACTGTCTCTTCTGA
- the rab31 gene encoding ras-related protein Rab-31, translated as MAIRELKVCLLGDTGVGKSSIVCRFVQDHFDHNISPTIGASFLTKTVPCGSELHKFLIWDTAGQERFHSLAPMYYRGSAAAVIVYDITKLDSFQTLKKWVKELKEHGPEDIVVAIAGNKNDLGDIREVPMKEAKEFAESIAAIFIETSARNAVNVEELFQKISKQIPPLENPEVDSNESFKLTRQPPPSARRCC; from the exons ATGGCCATAAGGGAGCTCAAAGTTTGCCTTTTAGGG GACACTGGAGTTGGGAAATCCAGTATAGTTTGCAGATTCGTTCAGGATCATTTCGATCACAACATAAGCCCCACGATAGG AGCATCATTCCTGACGAAGACGGTGCCATGTGGAAGTGAACTACACAAATTCCTGATCTGGGATACAGCAGGACAGGAGCGG ttTCACTCATTAGCTCCTATGTACTACCGAggatcagctgctgctgtcattgTCTATGACATTACTAAACTG GACTCTTTCCAGACACTGAAGAAATGGGTGAAGGAGCTGAAGGAGCACGGTCCAGAGGACATTGTTGTAGCCATAGCAGGGAACAAGAACGATTTAGGAGACATCAG GGAAGTGCCTATGAAGGAAGCTAAGGAGTTTGCTGAATCGATTGCAGCTATTTTCATCGAGACTAGTGCCAGAAATGCTGTCAATGTTGAGGAGCTCTTTCAGAAAATCA GTAAACAGATTCCGCCCCTGGAAAATCCTGAAGTGGACAGCAACGAGTCCTTTAAACTCACCCGGCAGCCTCCTCCGTCCGCCAGGAGATGCTGTTAG